One region of Primulina tabacum isolate GXHZ01 chromosome 1, ASM2559414v2, whole genome shotgun sequence genomic DNA includes:
- the LOC142517399 gene encoding transcription factor DIVARICATA-like has protein sequence MNHYRELVEDVSNIEAGLVPIPGYLSSSFTLELEDGRGFDHVMCRKRGRTSVQERRKMVPWTEDEHRRFLIGLEKHGRGDWRSISGNFVVSKTPTQVASHAQKYYLRQVSRVKDKSRPSIHDMTILDLSNCTSSESYKIPPSAKSYKGFRSMQNTAIFDDGADLMALDSTLGDSYIAYPLI, from the exons ATGAATCATTACAGGGAGTTGGTCGAAGACGTCAGCAATATCGAGGCCGGATTGGTTCCGATCCCGGGCTACCTGTCTTCTTCATTTACTTTGGAGTTGGAAGATGGAAGAGGGTTTGATCATGTCATGTGTAGGAAGAGGGGGAGGACTAGTGTTCAAGAGAGGAGGAAAATGGTGCCTTGGACTGAGGACGAGCACAG ACGATTTCTTATAGGACTTGAAAAGCATGGCAGAGGCGACTGGCGGAGCATATCGGGAAATTTCGTGGTTTCCAAGACGCCGACTCAGGTAGCTAGCCAtgcccagaaatactacctgagGCAGGTTTCGAGAGTCAAGGACAAGAGTAGGCCGAGCATTCATGACATGACGATACTCGATCTCTCCAACTGTACCTCGTCCGAGAGCTACAAAATCCCTCCTTCTGCCAAATCTTATAAAGGGTTTAGATCGATGCAGAATACCGCGATTTTCGACGATGGAGCTGATCTTATGGCTTTGGACTCGACTCTCGGCGATTCATACATTGCTTATCCACTTATATAG